In Alphaproteobacteria bacterium, a single genomic region encodes these proteins:
- the der gene encoding ribosome biogenesis GTPase Der, with product MLRVAIVGRPNVGKSTLFNRLAGRHLAIVNDVPGVTRDWQAAEARLGDRSFLAIDTAGLEDVSAGTLEGRMRQFTEAVVAEADVVLFLVDSRAGLLPLDRHFANALRRIGTPVILVANKCESRSARAGAEEALALGLGDPIPLSAEHGLGLGELFEVLEPYFAAAPADEAADDDEAAADSGPLRLAIVGRPNVGKSTLANRLIGEERLLTGPEPGVTRDAIPLDWEWQGRAVRLVDTAGLRRKSRIEAELEKASATEALRAIRLAELVMLVIDATAGLEKQDLTIARHVVDEGRALVLVLNKWDLIDERQKTLKEIRDRLARSLPQIKGLRVVPVSARTGRQLDRLMPEVVRAHEIWNTRLSTGRLNRWLAALVDSHPPPAPGGRRIQLRYITQVKARPPTFALFANKPHDLPASYLRYVENALREAFGLEGVPIRLEARKGANPYAGKKPKKVSKLAKKKPAVRRRPANRKD from the coding sequence ATGCTCCGGGTCGCGATCGTCGGCCGGCCCAATGTCGGCAAATCAACGCTCTTCAACCGCCTTGCCGGTCGCCATCTCGCGATCGTCAACGACGTGCCGGGCGTAACGCGGGACTGGCAGGCGGCCGAGGCCAGGCTGGGTGACCGGTCGTTTCTGGCGATCGACACGGCGGGTCTCGAGGATGTGTCGGCCGGGACGCTCGAAGGGCGCATGCGCCAGTTCACCGAAGCCGTCGTGGCTGAGGCCGACGTGGTGCTGTTCCTTGTTGATTCGCGGGCGGGGCTCTTGCCGCTGGACCGGCACTTCGCTAATGCGCTCCGCCGCATCGGTACGCCCGTCATCCTGGTGGCCAACAAATGCGAATCCAGGAGCGCCCGCGCCGGCGCCGAGGAGGCCCTGGCGCTCGGCCTTGGGGATCCGATCCCGCTGTCGGCCGAGCACGGGCTGGGGCTGGGCGAGCTGTTCGAGGTGCTGGAGCCTTATTTCGCGGCCGCCCCGGCTGACGAAGCGGCGGATGATGACGAAGCGGCTGCCGACAGTGGCCCACTTCGACTGGCGATCGTCGGCCGGCCCAATGTCGGCAAATCGACCCTGGCCAATCGCCTGATCGGGGAAGAACGTCTGCTGACCGGCCCGGAGCCCGGTGTCACGCGGGATGCCATCCCGCTTGACTGGGAGTGGCAGGGGCGTGCCGTGCGGCTCGTGGATACGGCAGGCTTGCGGCGCAAGAGCCGCATCGAGGCCGAACTTGAAAAGGCGTCGGCCACCGAGGCGCTGCGCGCCATCCGTCTGGCAGAGCTGGTCATGCTGGTGATCGACGCGACTGCGGGGCTGGAGAAACAGGATCTGACGATCGCGCGTCACGTGGTTGATGAGGGGCGGGCGCTCGTGCTGGTGCTCAACAAGTGGGATCTGATCGACGAGCGACAAAAGACTCTCAAGGAGATTCGCGATCGGCTCGCCCGTTCGTTGCCGCAGATCAAGGGATTGCGCGTGGTGCCCGTTTCCGCCCGGACAGGGCGCCAGCTCGACAGGCTCATGCCCGAAGTGGTGCGTGCTCACGAAATCTGGAACACGCGGCTCTCAACGGGCAGGCTCAATCGCTGGCTGGCAGCGCTCGTCGACAGCCATCCACCGCCCGCGCCCGGTGGCCGCCGGATCCAGCTCCGCTATATCACCCAAGTGAAGGCTCGTCCCCCGACATTCGCACTCTTTGCGAACAAGCCGCATGACTTGCCGGCTTCCTATCTGCGCTATGTGGAGAATGCACTGCGCGAGGCTTTCGGTCTCGAAGGCGTGCCTATCCGCCTCGAGGCCCGTAAGGGCGCCAACCCCTATGCGGGCAAGAAACCGAAAAAAGTATCCAAGCTGGCGAAGAAGAAACCGGCGGTGCGCCGGCGCCCGGCAAACAGGAAGGACTGA
- a CDS encoding PQQ-binding-like beta-propeller repeat protein yields MKKEKHGPPRWGRASAGASAALCLAALSACGFFMDTPDDRLPGERVPVLQGEDGLAPSPSLASVPVRLPRPVVNRDWTQVGAEPGHAPHHLALSATLTEAWSTDIGAGRDDEAPLLPQPLVVDEVVFTMDARARVSALDARTGDLYWRISLADDVSEDSVSSAGIAYGEGRVFVTTGFAVAYALDARTGKIIWRRKLSAPMRASPSVDGDRVYITTVDSRLHAISTATGERLWTHAGLEEASGILGSAEPAIAPDVVIAAYASGEVYAIRRANGRTLWSDTVVSISQADPLATIADISGAPVIDDNLVFAVSHSGRMVALNLQTGRRVWEQSVGGTHMPWVAGNFVYVLTNSMEIVCIHRESGEIRWITQLRRFEDTEEREKLVVWSGPVIAGDRALVVSSHGYIGAVSPYTGQFLGSVKVGEPIHVSPVVAGDTLYVLTDDATLMAFR; encoded by the coding sequence TTGAAAAAGGAAAAACATGGCCCCCCCCGCTGGGGTCGGGCCAGCGCCGGCGCGTCCGCGGCGCTTTGCCTGGCCGCCCTCTCGGCCTGCGGCTTTTTCATGGATACGCCGGACGACCGGCTGCCGGGGGAGCGCGTCCCGGTCCTCCAGGGCGAGGACGGGCTTGCCCCGAGCCCGTCCCTCGCGAGTGTGCCGGTGCGTTTGCCGCGTCCGGTGGTCAATCGCGATTGGACCCAGGTCGGCGCTGAACCCGGTCATGCGCCTCATCATCTGGCATTGAGCGCGACGCTGACCGAGGCCTGGTCGACCGATATCGGTGCCGGCCGGGACGACGAGGCCCCGCTGCTGCCGCAGCCCCTTGTCGTGGACGAGGTGGTCTTCACCATGGACGCACGGGCCCGGGTCAGTGCCCTGGATGCCCGCACCGGCGATCTCTACTGGCGGATCAGCCTGGCTGATGATGTCAGCGAGGACAGCGTCTCGTCGGCCGGAATTGCCTATGGCGAAGGTCGAGTCTTCGTGACCACGGGATTTGCCGTCGCTTACGCGCTTGATGCCAGAACAGGAAAAATCATTTGGCGGCGCAAGCTGTCCGCCCCCATGCGGGCCTCGCCTTCGGTCGACGGGGACCGGGTGTACATCACGACGGTGGACAGCCGTCTCCATGCCATTTCCACGGCGACCGGCGAGCGGTTGTGGACACATGCGGGCCTGGAGGAAGCCTCCGGCATTCTCGGCAGCGCGGAACCGGCGATTGCCCCTGATGTCGTGATCGCGGCCTACGCCTCCGGCGAGGTCTACGCGATCCGTCGGGCCAACGGCCGTACCCTCTGGTCGGATACGGTGGTCTCCATCAGCCAGGCGGACCCGCTGGCCACCATCGCCGATATCAGTGGGGCGCCGGTGATTGACGATAACCTGGTCTTCGCGGTCAGCCATAGCGGGCGCATGGTCGCGTTGAATCTGCAGACCGGGCGGCGCGTCTGGGAGCAAAGTGTGGGGGGGACCCACATGCCCTGGGTCGCCGGTAATTTCGTTTACGTGCTGACCAACAGCATGGAGATCGTCTGCATCCATCGCGAAAGCGGCGAGATTCGCTGGATCACGCAATTGCGTCGCTTCGAGGATACCGAAGAACGGGAAAAGCTGGTTGTCTGGTCAGGGCCTGTCATCGCGGGGGACCGGGCCCTTGTCGTCAGCTCCCACGGCTATATCGGGGCCGTTTCCCCCTATACGGGACAGTTCCTCGGTTCCGTCAAGGTGGGTGAGCCCATTCACGTGAGCCCGGTGGTTGCGGGTGATACGCTCTACGTTCTCACCGACGACGCCACGCTGATGGCCTTCCGGTAG